The following nucleotide sequence is from Penicillium digitatum chromosome 5, complete sequence.
GGGCTCTGGGTGGGATGCCATGGCCTGGTTTTGCTGTGGTTTCAGCATTAGGGCCTTCGGCCTGAGTGCCCTGCGGGTTAGGGCGCTCTTGGTATGGCTGGCGAGGCGGAGTTGCTTGACGCCGTTTTATAGCCACTGGTTTGGGACTGAGGGGACTGAGGGGATATTAGTTTGGGGCTGGGATTGGAGGGTTTTGGTGACATACCTCGGCTTTGGGGTTCGAGGGCCTTTGCTTGATGCGCTGCGGCAGGGTGTGACGGGCCACTGTGCAACTAATGGCGCTCTGCGCAGTTGATATAGGTTCATTGTGATGTTTTGAACTGGCAGAATCGGCTGGCAAGGGGTTTTGTGCAGAGCTTGTTGCGCATGTACGGTTTGACGTGAGCAAAGATTAAGTGCTTATGCGACAGGGTTGTCAACCCCGCGCAATACCAAAAAGAGATGGAGGCTCTAAAAGATGGAAACCAAATTGGTCAAAAAATGAAATCTCGAAATCGGTCGCACAGCTCAGTCCGTATAGATCGGAGTAACGATCTCGACCCCcagcgaagaagaaaagtcgGGAACAGAAGCCGACGGGCAGTGCCGTTATCGGATCGACTGTTATCAATTGGAGAAATCCCCCGGAATCTCCAATTCTTGTGTTCACCCACACACGTATTTTTTTACAAATGACATTGCCGTCCAAGATTCTGATTGTAGGAGGGGGTGTGTTTGGATGTGAGTGTTCAGAACAATCCTCGGAAACCCTCTGTTTACACTGTCGTACTACACGTTACACTTTCATATACTAACATTCCCCAGTATCCACCGCCCTCTCCCTGTCAAAGCGACACCCAGAGTCCAAAGTAACAGTTGTAGAGTCCTCACCAACAATCCCAAACCCGCACGGCTCATCCGTGGACACATCCCGGATCGTGCGGGCCGACTATGCCAACGCAGCATACTCCAAACTCGCGGCAGCAGCCATCGACCGCTGGCGCAGCACAGACTGGGGCCGAGACGGCCGCTACACGCAAAACGGCCTGCTGCTCGTGTACCCAGCAGAAAGCGCTAGTGCCAAGGAATATGCACGCAAGAGCTACGCCAACGTGCGCCAGATCGAGGGTGAGAACGTCACCTTCCTGCCGACCCAAGCGGACGTCCTCAGCGTCGTTCCAGCCTACGGCTCGACCCTTGATGTCGCTGGTGGCTATGTGAATTGGGGTTCTGGATGGTCTGATGCCGCGGCCAGCGTGCGGTACGCAAAGACTCTCCTCGACGCTGAGGGGAAGGTTGACTTCCGCACTGGTGATGTCGAGCGTGTGCTTTACGACACGAACGGCGCGAAGCCTAAAGCTATCGGTGTCGCCTTGACGGATGGTTCAACCATCGAGGCTGATCTCGTTGTGTTGGCGACTGGCGCGTGGACGTCGAAGCTGGTCGACTTACGTGGAAGGGCTGTTGCGACTGGACAGGCGATTGCTTACATGCGGATCTCTGATGAGGAGCAACGAGAGCTGGAGAATTTACCTACGATCTTGAACTTCGCGACGGGAATTTTCATTATCCCACCCCGGGACAATCTGCTTAAAATTGCGCGGCATGCGTATGGGTATTTGAATCCGGTTGAGGTGCCGGTTCCTGGTGCCGGGGCTTCAGGCTCCATGGTGGTTAGTCTGCCTGAGCAGGGGGTTCCAGTGCCTCTTGAGGGACAGGATGCGTTCCGGGTTGCGTTGAGGCAGCTTTTACCGCGGTTTGCGGAGAGGGAGTTTGTTGATACGAGGGTTTGTTGGTATACTGATACGTAAGCTCGATCCCTTAACAGCTGCGAGTTGGGTGGTTGTGGTTGATACTAATCTGTTTAACAGGCCCACGGGCGACTTCATTGTTTCCTATCATCCTGATCATGAAGGTCTTTTCCTTGCTACCGGTGGTAGTGGCCATGGGTTCAAGTTCTTCCCCGTTCTTGGAGACAAGATTGTTGATGCGCTGGGGGGCACTCTTGATTCCGAGTTGAGTAGGATGTGGAAATGGCCAGAGGCTGCCGTGCCGGATGAAGAGGATTTTGCTGGCGATGGCAGTCGGTCTGGGGAGAGGAGAGCGATTTTAAAAGACGAGTTGGCTAAGACAAAAAAGGCATTGCGGAGCAGTGTGCTCTAGGGGGATGTGCCCCTTTGGTCTATGCATGTAACATGAAAATTACATGTATATATAGAGAGGCATTTATACTTGAGACAAAGCACGAGCTACGGTCGAAGCTACAGAGCTAgactctactccgtacgttgATCTAGTAGAGCACACAAGGAACATTTTGCTTCAAGAGAATTTTTATTGACTACTCAAAGGTAGTAATCACGGCAAAAAACCGGTCCATCAAGCCCCAAATCGGGAAAGCAAGGACGGAACTAAGTCTAACAGACTGCCTTAGGTCACcgttaattttttttttggcccgTGGGGGTAACAATCCACCACAGATGAAACCATAGAACGACAAATGATTAAATCGAGGCAGTCATCGACCGGCGCACAACCGCCTCACTGCAGTGTGCAGCAATCTAATTGTGTGGAAGAACGCGAAAGTGTGAGGAAAACCGGGGATCATCCGAATCGCTAAAAACGCCCAACTATGCTTGCATGAAAAAGAGTCGTAAGAAAGGAAAAGCGAGATACAGACCGAAGGTGACTGTTCTgggaaagggaaaaagcAATGTTAATACAGGTTTGAAATGCACAGTGATTTCCTCTGGAGCTTTCTTAAACCTTGCGGAAATCTGAAAGTACATGTCAGTAAGATGTGGTGGCAGCGAATCCAGCAAGACAACATACCAGAAAGTACGGGGTAGATCAGCTCGAAAGCCTGGTAGATCTCCTCGCGGACTTTAGCACCAGTCAGGACAATCTTGCCACTGACGAAGATCAAGAGAACGATCTTGGGCTTCATCATGCGATAGATCAGACCAGGGAATAATTCAGGCTCGTAGGAACTGAAATTGTGGTGACGAGAGGCCAACCCCTCCAGACGGATGGGGAACTTGATGTCGCAGGAGCCGACAATATTCTGGATTTTGAAATCGGTAAACTTGGCATTGAAACCAAGCTTCTGAATGATGCGCGCATACTTGCGCGAAGCCAGCTTTGAATCATCCTCGGACTTGGCACCAGTAACGACCATCTTGCCGGAGGCGAAGATGAGAGCAGTGGTCTTAGGTTCACGGATACGCATGATCACGGCAGCAAAACGCTAAGGAGAGAGCCAAGTTCAGCTACATTGTACTCTGATATGCGCCCTCTCAGAGCAATGTGAGGATGGGTTGATAAATACCTTTGGATTGTACTCAGCGTTTCGTGCGTGCAACGCGATGGTCTTGAGATCAAGGCGACAGTCAAGATTGACAGTGGCAACGATGTTCCTTTTGGAATTACTAGTTCAGCCATTCTGGTCACCCAGAAAACCATCCAGAGTATACTCACTGCAAGGTAGGAACAATGCCACTGCTTCCGGTGGTTGCGCCAGGGGTCGCGGCGGGGGTTGCAGGAGAAGCGGGAGTCACCCCGGTGCCGTTCATGGCATTTCCTCCGGCCTGTTGGCCATTATTCATACCATTTCCGCCCTGTGCCATGGCCTCCTTCTCGGAGTTTGGAGGGGTCAGATCCCCAGCGCCACCAGGGAAAGACAGCGACGAGGTAGCAGTGAAGGCACGAGCCTGCTGCGCATTGGAAGGATGGGTCGTGAGAGAATCCATTTTGATGGAATACTCGAGTTGTGACAAAAAATAAAGATGGAACTATCAAAGAAAGATGTGAGTTTAGATTACGAACAGTCGCGAGAGATAAGAATGGCGCGCGGGGGAGAGGCGGTGAGGGAAAGGAAGGGAGATCGAAGCCATCAATAGGGAAGGAGCCCCTCCCGAGGGAAGGAACCAGCAAGATGGAAAGAGGGAAGGTGCAACCTTGGAATAGACGAGGAAGGATTTTCTTACCTGGGAGATGGACAACTCAATGTATCCCCCTACGAGGTATTCGCACGTAACCTCTCGGAATGACAAGCAATCACGAGATAGTGTAGGCAACGAAACCCAACGCAGTCAATAGGTGAACGAATCAAGAAAAAAATCACACTGAAGTGTTTTTTCCAGATAAGTGCGACGGCGATATTATGGACGGAAGGAcagcaatttttttttttctttcgaaATGTTTCTTTTGCGCTGTTTTTGGAAAATGGGATTGTCTATCTGCGCGAtctgaagaaaaaaaaagagagagtgGTGAGGCGAAACCTGAGGCTCGACTTCTATGGTGATTAGGTCCGTGGACAAAAAAAACCTTTTTCCCCTAAAGAAAATAGAATCAAGGGTCTTCCAGAGATAAATCAAAGATCTGTGGGAGGTAGATCTGATTAGTAAGAGAAAGCCAGCAGATATCAAGATTTGATAATCAagaggctttttttttgaggaGCGGAGGGAAAGAAGAATTTCCGAAATGAGATCCGCCAAGACCGAGACAAAAATTCCTAAGGTAAATTGGGGGGAGGTTGGGTCTTTATATAGTGCTGAGTCACAGCCCGGTCAGGGGAGGCTGGGCCGCCGGTGGCGCTAAAAGCAGCAATACTTTTCTCCCTTCGACCTTGGCTTCATTGCCCGCTAGCGGCTCTGGGAAACCACGTCATGAACCAATCATAGCCACACAGCATCCCTAGTGACTTTTATTCGCCCAACGCACTCCGCTAATCTCTCTGCGTTGACCCTTGACTGGTTCAAACACCCTTGCTTTTTCCTCCACGAGCCATGGTTGCAGGCGCTAGGTTTGCCAGTCCGCGCTCCTCCTGCAGCTGATAGTCCGTCCGTCCCACACCAATCCAATCACCGTCATCGACTACCCTCGGTTTCTCCATGTAAGACACGCTATCCTCCTGCCGCTTTAACGGATGGCAACTGAACAAAAAttctgaattttttttttaccttgTTTCTTCCCCTACCCTCTCTGACCTCACCCCACCAAGGAATCACTAGACTCATAACTCCGTATAACATACCAGTTACGGTTGGTAACCCTAACTGATGATTGGGAAATTTAATTCTCACAGCAAATATCTGCTCCTGCTATCCTTTTATTTTAAGTATTTTAGACCGACTCTCTCCAGAGATTTCGATTAGGACAGGTGGCCGTTTTGATTTTGCCTTAACAGGCGGTGGCGTCCAGTGTTGATCCACTGTCCGCCAAGGCTAGATGAATCTCATGGCATATACGGAGCAGTCGGTGATGATCTGTCATTTTTTTCAGCTTCTTCGGATCTCTTGTTTAAATCTACCAACTGTGGTTCTTGGGGGCGTTATTACTGACAACTCCTCAGGCCATATCATGGTATTTTTGTTTTGCATTTTCCATGTTGTAGAGGATCCCGGTATGCTGGTATTGTTCAGTATGCTGAATACCATACCAAGCGGCACAGCTGTCACATTCCCGGaaatgtacaacatagtaaaaaaaaaaaaacggagCAGAACACTGAAGAGTGCATCCTGATCTGGCCAGATCGGTGTTTAACACCCTTGAAACAGTTAGTTTGACTTGGATATTTAAGGATCTCTTCTGGCCTATAAACATGCAAGGTTAACAAGTCTTAAAGCTGAATGTCAAAATTGAAATACGTCTTTGTCACAAGTGAAACTGAACATATGATGCTTGTGATCAGTGCGGAGTATCTCTGTCGTAAAACACATACTAGTAATTTGACATGATGACAATTGAAGTTGTTTTTTCCTGCATACTGAGTACTCCATCTCGATTTTGAAATGTACACTAAGAAAACATGGGCTGAAAAGATCAGTAAAACTGCCGGGTGACAGGGACCCCGACGGCTAGAGGCAATTTCCGCTTCGGGGGTTCTGTCcatggatgcctcaggcctTCAATATTGGATAATCGCCGAGCTGCCCATTGGTTGAGAGAGTTGAGCCGAGGAAAGGCGGTTTTTCGGCGTTTTGTTGCTTCCACTCAAATTCGGGTGCTGGAGGACTCTGGGGGACATTCATGATCTACGACTTAAATATTTTGCTTCTCCGCATTCACCCTTTCGATCTGGGTATACCAATCGCTGGCTGCTACTAGCATCCAATCTCCGAACAATCTCACACACCGCGATGGCATCAAAAGGTGCCGTTCTGCCTCTTTTGAGGCGTGAAATTCGACCCTCCCGATTCTCGCGAGCTACCTCCTCCGTCTCCGCCATCACCACTCCAGCCCGCCACTCATCCAGTTCCTTCACAGCTTCCGGGTTACGTTCTACTCGGCGAACGGCATTATTCACCGCGCCAATTCAGACACGAGCCTTTTCGCAATCGCTATCAAAACGCTTCACCAATGAGAATGGTGACTTCGATCCCCGCATATTGGAGCGGGAATCCGATGACGTGGATGTGTGTATTGTTGGTGGGGGTACGTGCTTTGTGCCGCATCGGTTCTCCCCCGAAGTAGCGTAACTAAGCTTTGGTATACTACA
It contains:
- a CDS encoding Fructosyl amino acid oxidasesarcosine oxidase, putative, giving the protein MTLPSKILIVGGGVFGLSTALSLSKRHPESKVTVVESSPTIPNPHGSSVDTSRIVRADYANAAYSKLAAAAIDRWRSTDWGRDGRYTQNGLLLVYPAESASAKEYARKSYANVRQIEGENVTFLPTQADVLSVVPAYGSTLDVAGGYVNWGSGWSDAAASVRYAKTLLDAEGKVDFRTGDVERVLYDTNGAKPKAIGVALTDGSTIEADLVVLATGAWTSKLVDLRGRAVATGQAIAYMRISDEEQRELENLPTILNFATGIFIIPPRDNLLKIARHAYGYLNPVEVPVPGAGASGSMVVSLPEQGVPVPLEGQDAFRVALRQLLPRFAEREFVDTRVCWYTDTPTGDFIVSYHPDHEGLFLATGGSGHGFKFFPVLGDKIVDALGGTLDSELSRMWKWPEAAVPDEEDFAGDGSRSGERRAILKDELAKTKKALRSSVL
- a CDS encoding TATA-box-binding protein translates to MEKPRVVDDGDWIGVGRTDYQLQEERGLANLAPATMARGGKSKGGYIELSISQFHLYFLSQLEYSIKMDSLTTHPSNAQQARAFTATSSLSFPGGAGDLTPPNSEKEAMAQGGNGMNNGQQAGGNAMNGTGVTPASPATPAATPGATTGSSGIVPTLQNIVATVNLDCRLDLKTIALHARNAEYNPKRFAAVIMRIREPKTTALIFASGKMVVTGAKSEDDSKLASRKYARIIQKLGFNAKFTDFKIQNIVGSCDIKFPIRLEGLASRHHNFSSYEPELFPGLIYRMMKPKIVLLIFVSGKIVLTGAKVREEIYQAFELIYPVLSDFRKV